From Xylanibacter oryzae DSM 17970, a single genomic window includes:
- a CDS encoding helix-turn-helix domain-containing protein, with the protein MKKKEPIKLNFPRLSDIISEGLLLSTKITYITSEFAMMYLLHPEEDKLFSLNQPYRLAEPRVGLVLNGNAKMQLNLIDHQLEKGMMIYLGSNTIMQPYSFSPDLNMIGIAITEEFMQMIFNGRIPQTFIGDFSYRLLFPTEEEHGMMFRMMKILWDFVHCGEYSKEVTENIIAAIYSELDYVSRKNAEETKTKTTREREIFNNFMVLLHKYSKKERNISFYADKMCLSERYIGSLIKEASGKTAKEWIEQSVIAEAKVMLKHTDMQVTQITDELNFPSASFFCKFFKRLTSMTPQEYRNK; encoded by the coding sequence ATGAAAAAAAAAGAGCCTATAAAACTTAACTTCCCGCGACTCAGTGACATAATATCAGAAGGTCTGCTACTAAGTACCAAAATCACTTATATTACATCTGAATTCGCAATGATGTATTTACTACATCCGGAAGAGGACAAATTGTTTTCACTTAACCAACCATACAGGTTGGCTGAACCAAGAGTAGGACTTGTATTAAACGGTAATGCGAAAATGCAACTCAATCTGATTGATCACCAACTGGAAAAGGGCATGATGATATATCTGGGAAGTAATACCATTATGCAACCTTACTCTTTCTCACCAGATCTGAATATGATTGGCATAGCTATTACAGAAGAGTTTATGCAAATGATATTCAACGGACGCATACCACAGACATTTATCGGTGACTTTTCTTACAGACTGTTGTTTCCTACAGAAGAAGAACACGGCATGATGTTCAGAATGATGAAAATATTATGGGACTTTGTACATTGTGGTGAATACAGCAAAGAAGTAACAGAAAATATCATAGCTGCAATTTATTCTGAACTAGACTATGTGTCAAGAAAGAATGCAGAAGAAACTAAAACAAAAACAACAAGAGAAAGGGAAATATTTAACAACTTCATGGTTCTATTACACAAATATAGTAAAAAAGAGCGCAACATAAGTTTTTATGCTGATAAGATGTGCCTTTCAGAGAGATATATTGGTAGTCTGATAAAAGAGGCAAGCGGCAAAACAGCAAAAGAATGGATAGAACAATCGGTGATAGCTGAAGCAAAGGTTATGCTTAAGCATACAGACATGCAAGTAACACAGATAACTGACGAGCTCAATTTTCCAAGCGCAAGCTTCTTCTGCAAGTTTTTTAAGAGACTTACATCAATGACACCTCAAGAATACAGAAATAAATAA
- a CDS encoding ATP-binding protein — translation MKHFIALAAIFLISVCLSAKNKSLDLGIPKGRPIVIVADWNQPPFFFIDQKNGTPKGYCLDLLTTALDKLGVKYVVKVESWDKSLADLESGKADVTCSFDTSNQNKKLFFGENIKQLPFYIVCRKNNRDIHNIEDLNGKNVIVRKGSIINGILKKKNISCNIIGDTTISRNLVKLNEGQYDACFANKLTLEYYIKNLKLDNLECRPVRLIQQENRIVGNNENLVLTISDMLFKMSVDGTYTNLSKKWFYVYQGVNIPTPLYAVLICLLIIAVVSVIVVRILTNKIRKANARLLEKDRRIKLALKVGGIRITEYNRKTNKCTVLEGDYSEKTVMTVDYIINHVHPDDKERFSRLMENVQRGLVPKDPLVFRFNIAVRNQWRYIQIYLTNIRDSHGGIVRTIGTHMDITDRVLSSMALKVEKEKAQRADYLKSEFLANMSHEIRTPLNAIIGFSDVISQKIVSEKDIEECSALIHKNSDMLLNLINDILDLSRIESGELDIENTEFDLTDAVRGLYLSIKSTHTDDSKVDFRMSLPYSICIVSTDRRRVLQILTNFVTNAFKYTEEGHILIGYEKEKNGIRLYVEDTGKGLPENTKDSVFTRFEKLGSHKQGTGLGLSICKAIVEHMDGRIGVDSEKGKGSTFWAWIPTDVITPNNDN, via the coding sequence ATGAAGCATTTTATTGCTCTGGCAGCCATATTTTTGATAAGTGTTTGCTTATCAGCAAAAAACAAAAGTTTAGATTTAGGAATTCCCAAAGGACGTCCAATAGTTATTGTTGCTGATTGGAACCAACCTCCTTTTTTCTTTATCGACCAAAAAAATGGTACTCCTAAAGGATATTGTCTTGATTTACTTACTACTGCCTTGGACAAACTTGGGGTAAAATATGTTGTTAAAGTAGAAAGTTGGGATAAAAGTCTTGCAGATTTGGAGTCTGGTAAAGCCGATGTTACCTGTTCGTTTGACACATCCAATCAGAATAAAAAGTTATTCTTTGGTGAAAACATCAAACAGCTTCCTTTTTATATAGTCTGTCGTAAGAATAATCGCGACATACATAATATAGAAGACCTCAACGGCAAGAATGTTATAGTTAGGAAAGGTAGTATAATTAATGGCATCCTGAAAAAAAAGAACATATCATGTAATATCATAGGCGATACTACAATATCAAGAAACCTTGTCAAACTCAATGAAGGTCAATATGATGCTTGTTTCGCTAACAAACTTACATTAGAATATTATATAAAGAATTTAAAACTTGATAATCTTGAATGCAGACCAGTAAGACTTATACAGCAGGAAAATCGTATTGTTGGTAATAATGAGAATCTTGTACTTACCATATCTGATATGCTTTTCAAGATGTCTGTAGACGGTACTTATACAAATCTATCAAAGAAGTGGTTTTATGTTTATCAGGGTGTCAATATACCAACTCCTCTTTATGCAGTGCTAATATGCCTTCTAATAATAGCTGTGGTTTCTGTTATAGTAGTTCGTATCTTAACCAATAAGATAAGGAAGGCTAATGCACGGTTATTAGAGAAAGACCGCCGTATAAAACTGGCTTTGAAGGTTGGTGGAATACGGATTACGGAATATAACAGGAAAACAAATAAGTGTACCGTACTTGAAGGTGACTACAGCGAAAAAACTGTTATGACAGTAGATTATATCATCAATCATGTACATCCAGATGATAAAGAACGATTCTCCAGACTGATGGAAAATGTACAAAGGGGTTTGGTTCCTAAAGATCCTCTGGTATTCCGTTTCAATATAGCGGTAAGGAATCAGTGGCGGTATATACAGATTTACCTTACAAATATAAGAGATTCCCATGGTGGCATAGTTAGGACTATTGGTACACATATGGATATAACTGATCGTGTATTGTCTAGTATGGCATTAAAGGTTGAGAAAGAGAAAGCTCAAAGAGCCGATTATCTAAAGTCTGAGTTTCTTGCCAATATGAGTCATGAGATAAGGACTCCGCTAAATGCTATTATTGGATTCTCTGATGTGATAAGTCAGAAAATAGTCAGTGAGAAGGATATTGAAGAGTGTAGCGCCCTTATACATAAGAATAGCGACATGCTTCTTAATCTTATTAATGACATTCTTGATTTGTCACGTATAGAGAGTGGCGAGTTAGATATTGAAAATACAGAGTTTGATCTAACCGATGCAGTAAGGGGACTTTACCTATCAATAAAAAGCACTCATACCGATGATTCCAAGGTCGATTTCAGAATGTCTCTACCTTATAGCATATGTATTGTCAGTACAGATCGCAGACGAGTATTGCAGATTCTTACTAATTTTGTTACAAACGCATTCAAGTATACCGAAGAGGGGCACATTCTAATCGGCTATGAAAAAGAGAAAAATGGCATAAGGTTATATGTAGAGGATACCGGTAAAGGGCTTCCGGAAAATACAAAGGACAGTGTCTTTACCCGATTTGAGAAGTTGGGCAGTCATAAGCAAGGTACTGGTTTAGGACTTTCAATATGCAAGGCCATTGTTGAACATATGGATGGCCGAATAGGTGTTGATTCTGAAAAAGGAAAAGGCAGCACGTTCTGGGCATGGATTCCAACAGATGTCATCACTCCCAATAACGATAATTAG
- a CDS encoding HAD family hydrolase has translation MYEKNIKQYLIENGFNKFEPKAVLFDMDGVLYDSMPNHAQSWHKSMAKFGIEMSPEEAYQYEGMRGVETIKHIAGKQWGRALTDAEADKIYAEKCHFFSTCPKAHKMEGVEELMRKIKATGMKIVVVTGSGQKSLLGKLEEEFPELIREDLMVTSFDVKRGKPNPEPYLKGLMKAGVEPYEGIVVENAPLGVRAAVAAKIFTVAVNTGPLPDSMLAKEGADIIFDKMTELRDAWELFSSNWMNY, from the coding sequence ATGTACGAAAAGAATATCAAGCAATATCTTATTGAAAACGGGTTTAATAAATTTGAGCCAAAAGCAGTCCTCTTTGACATGGACGGTGTGTTATATGATTCAATGCCAAATCACGCTCAAAGTTGGCATAAGTCAATGGCCAAATTCGGTATCGAGATGTCGCCAGAAGAAGCTTATCAATACGAAGGTATGAGAGGTGTTGAAACAATAAAGCACATAGCCGGCAAACAATGGGGAAGAGCTCTTACTGACGCTGAAGCAGATAAAATATATGCTGAAAAATGCCATTTCTTCAGTACTTGTCCTAAAGCCCATAAAATGGAAGGCGTTGAGGAGCTGATGAGAAAGATTAAAGCCACTGGAATGAAAATAGTAGTTGTGACAGGCAGTGGACAAAAATCACTATTAGGGAAACTAGAAGAAGAATTTCCGGAACTTATCAGAGAAGACCTAATGGTAACAAGTTTTGATGTAAAAAGAGGAAAACCAAATCCAGAACCTTATCTTAAGGGACTAATGAAGGCTGGAGTAGAACCATACGAAGGCATAGTAGTTGAAAACGCACCTCTAGGTGTCCGAGCTGCTGTTGCTGCAAAAATATTTACCGTAGCTGTTAATACAGGTCCCCTACCCGACAGTATGTTGGCAAAAGAGGGAGCGGATATTATCTTTGATAAGATGACAGAATTAAGAGATGCTTGGGAACTGTTCTCTTCTAATTGGATGAACTATTAG
- a CDS encoding TolC family protein produces MKRLLFLLAFVQIAIISSAQLTLEKCHQMAHDNYPLIRRYKLVEQSRDFTLSNATTGYLPQIKLGANSIYISDVVDLPANLKSGAFDMGHNMYGVNVQVNQTIYDGGYISSNKRIARAQSEVQNKQLDVNMYDINERIDQIYFGVLIIDEQIKQNMLLQKDLGISSKTIASMIKGGMANQTDADVIKVEEIKAQQQESSLRVSRRTYLSMLATFIGSQIDEKTELERPELVSVSAENHRPELDFYSSQNSLLNAKRKALDVALMPKFSAFAVGLYSHQMTSLVNNAIFGAGITMSWSIGSLYTRKNDIRKLDIEHQQIENDRNTFLFNIQLQNQQYNGNIENLKQQISQDDDIITLRDNIRSKSEKKVQNGTETVNEMLRDINAVSEARQTKANHEIQLLNEVYRLKNLLKN; encoded by the coding sequence ATGAAACGATTACTATTTTTATTAGCATTTGTGCAGATTGCAATTATTAGCAGTGCTCAACTCACGTTAGAGAAGTGTCATCAGATGGCTCACGACAACTATCCTTTGATACGTAGGTATAAACTTGTAGAACAGAGTCGTGATTTTACACTTTCAAATGCCACAACAGGCTATTTGCCTCAAATCAAGTTAGGCGCTAATTCCATTTATATAAGTGATGTCGTTGATTTACCTGCCAATCTCAAGTCGGGAGCATTTGATATGGGACATAACATGTACGGTGTTAATGTACAAGTCAACCAGACGATATATGATGGCGGCTACATATCATCTAATAAAAGGATTGCAAGAGCGCAGTCTGAAGTACAGAATAAGCAACTTGATGTCAATATGTATGATATAAACGAGCGAATAGACCAGATATATTTTGGCGTACTTATAATAGACGAACAGATCAAGCAGAACATGCTTCTGCAGAAAGACCTTGGCATAAGTTCAAAGACAATTGCGAGTATGATAAAGGGCGGTATGGCTAATCAGACAGATGCAGACGTTATAAAAGTAGAAGAGATAAAAGCCCAGCAACAAGAAAGTAGTTTGCGCGTATCACGGCGCACATATCTTTCAATGTTAGCCACATTCATAGGTTCGCAAATAGATGAAAAAACAGAATTGGAAAGACCTGAATTGGTCTCTGTAAGTGCCGAGAATCACCGTCCTGAACTGGATTTCTATTCATCACAGAATTCTCTGTTGAACGCTAAGCGTAAAGCTCTTGACGTAGCCTTAATGCCTAAGTTCAGCGCATTTGCAGTTGGCCTTTATAGTCATCAAATGACATCATTAGTAAATAATGCAATTTTTGGTGCAGGCATAACTATGAGCTGGAGTATAGGTTCGTTGTATACACGCAAGAATGATATACGAAAACTGGATATTGAGCATCAGCAGATAGAAAACGACCGTAATACTTTCTTATTTAATATACAGCTTCAAAATCAACAGTATAACGGTAATATAGAAAATCTCAAACAGCAGATATCACAAGATGACGATATAATAACCTTGAGAGACAATATTCGCAGTAAATCAGAGAAGAAAGTTCAGAATGGTACAGAGACTGTGAATGAGATGCTACGCGATATAAATGCTGTTAGTGAAGCCAGGCAGACAAAGGCTAATCATGAGATTCAACTGCTTAATGAAGTATACAGATTAAAGAATTTATTGAAAAATTGA